The nucleotide sequence TCAGTCTCCGACCTCAGAGGCGTGGCAAAAAGCCTGGTCATCCGCCTGTACCGGGCTGAGTTGTGAAGGGGTGTCAGCGTACTTTTGGAACTCGTTCAAGATCACCTTACCGGCGGTAGTGCTGGCGTCAGCCATTGGTGCCATCAATGGCTATGTGCTCTCGAAGTGGCGGTTCAGGGGCAGTGAAGTGTTCTTTGCGCTGATGCTGCTGGGCTGCTTTATTCCCTTTCAGGCCGTCTTGCTGCCGATGGCACAGACGCTGGGGTATCTTGGGCTGGCGAACTCGGTGCCCGGTTTGATTCTGGTTCATACCATTTACGGGATTCCGTTCACGACCCTGTTTTACCGGAACTATTATGTCGGCTTGCCGACAGAGCTGATCTCCGCCGCCAAGCTGGACGGTGCCGGCTTTTTCCAGACCTTTTACCATATCGTGCTGCCGCTCTCAGGCCCGATCATTGTGGTCACCCTGATCTGGGAGTTCACTAATATCTGGAACGATTTTCTGTTTGGGGTG is from Photobacterium sp. TLY01 and encodes:
- a CDS encoding carbohydrate ABC transporter permease produces the protein MVKANWRQQAGRVLTYLVLAIFALYFIMPLLVMVFNSLKELAEIRTGNLVLPPQSPTSEAWQKAWSSACTGLSCEGVSAYFWNSFKITLPAVVLASAIGAINGYVLSKWRFRGSEVFFALMLLGCFIPFQAVLLPMAQTLGYLGLANSVPGLILVHTIYGIPFTTLFYRNYYVGLPTELISAAKLDGAGFFQTFYHIVLPLSGPIIVVTLIWEFTNIWNDFLFGVVYSGPASQPITVALNNLVNTSHGVKEYNVDMAAAIIAAIPTIFIYIISGKYFLRGLVAGAVKG